A window of Podarcis muralis chromosome 10, rPodMur119.hap1.1, whole genome shotgun sequence genomic DNA:
attaagtacttaatccgaggtaccactgtatcaggaaattttttatgtctgatgttttacaattttttatatatgttgtaagccacccagagtggctgaggaaacacaGTCAGATaggcggaataataataataataataataataataataataataataataataataataatataatttttattaattctaGGGTAATATCTCACTAATATTCTGTTTTTCTTCCAACAGAGCGATTCCTCAAACCCTTGCTGTGCCTCCTCGATTCAGAACCACGCTAGTTAAAGGCTTCCAAACTCAGATTTCAAAGGAATACTCTGACTGTTCCAGCTGTTGTACAATATAATTGGGACCAGCTGGATGTCAGGATGCAAGTGGTTACAATTATAATACTACTTTTCTTTTGTAAAGCAGCTGACTTTAGGAAgacaagaaatggaagttcaagaaacaaagcaaataatGGAAAGTCAAACGGCTTAAGAAGAGCATCCGGCACCGTCAAGCGCTACACCCCAGGCCCCCCATGTGATGTGTACACCTATCTTCATGACAAATACTTAGATTGCCAAGAAAGGAAACTGACATTTGTATTGTCTGATTGGCCGGAAGATTTAAAACACATGCTCCTAGCAAGAAATAGAATTCGCAAGCTGAAGAACAACATGTTTTCCAAGTTCACAAAATTAAAAAGTCTAGATTTACAACAGAATGAGATATCAAAAATTGAGGATGAAGCTTTTTTTGGTTTAAATAAACTCACTACACTTTTACTGCAGCACAATAAGTTGAAAATCCTGTCTGAGGAGGTGTTTATTTACATGcctcttttaatttatttacgCCTGTATGATAATCCATGGGACTGCAACTGTCAGATAGAAACCCTTATAACGATGCTGCAGCTTCCAAGAAACAGGAACTTGGGAAATTATGCTAAATGTGTACACCCAACAAAACTAAAAGGTCAAAAGCTCAAGCAAGTAAACTCAGAGCAGCTGTGCATTGAAGGAGAAAGACCAGACCCTCCTGTTCCAAAACCTAAACCCATCAGACCTGAATTTGACTCTTCTCTCTGCCACATTTACATGTTTCCTGTACGGACCCTGGACTGCAGAAAAAAAGGTCTGTATAAGCCAAATACATGTTACTTTTTAGCTGCTCATTAATGACCATTCAAGTTATCATTATGAAACTTCACCCAAGGTAATGGAAAGGTGcggtatattttaaaaaatattttaggcTGTAAGCCTTCTGActgttacctgagagtaagccaaATTGAATTCAAGGAATTACTTGCCAGTAGACATGCAGAAGATTAGAGTTGGTGGTTATCTAGCCCAAGCGGTGGAATTTTTCAcctatccattattattattattattgttattattattattattattatccataacAATCAATAGACTTCTGATAAAAACTTATAGCATCCTGATTACAAAATAACAAAAGTAGGCATATGTGCCTTAAGTGTGTCAGATGCAAGCAGCCTGGAAGTAGGATGAGCATGTAGCCCTATAATACATTTAGCATAAAAATATTAGTGATTTAATCAAACAAATTGTGCCTGCATCTACCTACCACCCATGACTACAAGAAAATTAATTTAGAATAAAATAATTTAGAGTAATTTATCTTTCAAGCCCCATGTCTTGTAACTga
This region includes:
- the LRRC17 gene encoding leucine-rich repeat-containing protein 17, whose amino-acid sequence is MQVVTIIILLFFCKAADFRKTRNGSSRNKANNGKSNGLRRASGTVKRYTPGPPCDVYTYLHDKYLDCQERKLTFVLSDWPEDLKHMLLARNRIRKLKNNMFSKFTKLKSLDLQQNEISKIEDEAFFGLNKLTTLLLQHNKLKILSEEVFIYMPLLIYLRLYDNPWDCNCQIETLITMLQLPRNRNLGNYAKCVHPTKLKGQKLKQVNSEQLCIEGERPDPPVPKPKPIRPEFDSSLCHIYMFPVRTLDCRKKELKKVPGNIPPDVVKLDLSNNKINQLRPKEFEDMNDLKVLNLSSNGIVHIDPAAFAGLMNLEELDLSNNSLQNFEYGVLEDLYFLKILWLRENPWRCDYNIHYLFYWLKHHYSVHYHGLECRKPEEFKGWFVGKYVRSYYEECPKDKLPIYPETFEQDTDDEEWEKHKEYPVQTGKKHGVIVTVIG